In Nitrobacteraceae bacterium AZCC 1564, the following proteins share a genomic window:
- a CDS encoding thiamine-monophosphate kinase (product_source=KO:K00946; cath_funfam=3.30.1330.10,3.90.650.10; cog=COG0611; ko=KO:K00946; pfam=PF00586,PF02769; superfamily=55326,56042; tigrfam=TIGR01379), producing the protein MNMTARGQGGSGEDNLIARYFRPLATDAGALSLIDDAAILAATGQDVVVTTDAVVEGIHFLPDDPPDTVARKALRVNLSDLAAKGAVPAGFVLTLALRDAGEAWLAPFAKAIGEDAVTFGCPLLGGDTVSTPGPLMISITAFGHVPVGRMVRRDGAKAGDRVVVTGTIGDAALGLRILRGDIPRESLDAPSREQLVQRYRVPQPRNTIALPVREYANGAMDISDGLAGDLAKLCAASSVSATIDIPALPLSEPARTMLAEAQVNLENIVAGGDDYEVLCTVPDDRWDAFCAAALEANMLITTIGRVVADRAPPRFVDADGNAITLKRLSYSHF; encoded by the coding sequence ATGAACATGACAGCGCGCGGCCAAGGTGGCTCCGGTGAGGACAATCTGATCGCGCGTTACTTCCGGCCGCTCGCGACCGACGCAGGGGCGCTAAGCCTTATCGACGATGCGGCAATCCTGGCCGCGACGGGCCAGGATGTGGTGGTGACCACTGACGCCGTTGTGGAGGGCATCCACTTTCTTCCCGACGATCCGCCGGACACGGTCGCGCGCAAAGCACTGCGCGTGAACCTGTCGGATCTTGCCGCCAAGGGCGCTGTGCCTGCGGGCTTCGTGCTGACGCTCGCGTTGCGTGATGCAGGGGAAGCGTGGCTCGCACCGTTTGCAAAAGCCATTGGTGAAGACGCTGTGACGTTCGGCTGCCCGCTGTTGGGGGGCGACACGGTGTCAACACCGGGCCCCTTGATGATTTCGATTACCGCTTTCGGCCATGTTCCCGTCGGCAGGATGGTTCGCCGCGACGGGGCAAAGGCTGGCGACAGGGTCGTCGTGACCGGCACTATCGGTGATGCGGCGCTCGGCTTGCGCATCCTGCGGGGGGACATCCCGCGCGAAAGCCTCGATGCGCCATCGCGGGAGCAACTGGTGCAGCGATACCGGGTGCCGCAGCCCCGCAACACGATTGCTCTCCCCGTTCGCGAATATGCCAATGGGGCCATGGACATCTCGGATGGTTTGGCCGGTGATCTCGCCAAACTGTGCGCCGCTTCCAGCGTCTCCGCGACGATTGATATCCCGGCTCTTCCGCTTTCAGAGCCGGCTCGCACCATGCTCGCTGAGGCGCAGGTAAATCTGGAAAACATCGTCGCAGGGGGCGACGACTACGAAGTGCTTTGTACGGTTCCAGACGATCGATGGGACGCCTTCTGTGCCGCGGCGCTCGAGGCGAACATGCTCATCACAACTATTGGCAGGGTCGTTGCGGACCGGGCGCCGCCCCGGTTCGTCGACGCTGACGGGAACGCGATCACGCTGAAACGCCTGTCTTACAGCCACTTCTGA
- a CDS encoding K(+)-stimulated pyrophosphate-energized sodium pump (product_source=KO:K15987; cog=COG3808; ko=KO:K15987; pfam=PF03030; superfamily=47869,54523; tigrfam=TIGR01104; transmembrane_helix_parts=Outside_1_3,TMhelix_4_26,Inside_27_56,TMhelix_57_74,Outside_75_77,TMhelix_78_100,Inside_101_120,TMhelix_121_143,Outside_144_157,TMhelix_158_180,Inside_181_233,TMhelix_234_256,Outside_257_259,TMhelix_260_282,Inside_283_294,TMhelix_295_317,Outside_318_326,TMhelix_327_349,Inside_350_390,TMhelix_391_413,Outside_414_469,TMhelix_470_487,Inside_488_516,TMhelix_517_539,Outside_540_585,TMhelix_586_608,Inside_609_614,TMhelix_615_637,Outside_638_682,TMhelix_683_705,Inside_706_707), whose product MTALWLIVLAGALSIVYAIWATSSVLGADAGNPRMQEIAAAVREGAQAYLRRQYTTIGIVGIVIFALLVYFLGTLVAVGFLIGAVLSGAAGFIGMNVSVRANVRTAQAATKSLAGGLELAFKAGAITGLLVAGLALLGVTLYFGYLTQMLGLAPNNRVVIDALVALGFGASLISIFARLGGGIFTKGADVGGDLVGKVEAGIPEDDPRNPATIADNVGDNVGDCAGMAADLFETYAVTAVATMVLAAIFFAGAPALLPNMMILPLAIGGICILTSIIGTFFVKLGASQSIMGALYKGLIATGVLSLFGVAFAIHQLVGFGPLQGVKYTGLALFECGVVGLAVTGLIIWITEYYTGTDFRPVKSIAQASVTGHGTNVIQGLAISMEATAAPAIVIIAGILITYSLAGLFGIAIATTTMLALAGMIVALDAFGPVTDNAGGIAEMAGLPKEVRKSTDALDAVGNTTKAVTKGYAIGSAGLGALVLFAAYNEDLKFFIANSAQRPYFQGVTPDFSLNNPYVVVGLLFGGLLPYLFGAMGMTAVGRAAGAIVEEVRRQFREKPGIMQGTDKPDYGKAVDLLTKAAIKEMIVPSLLPVLSPIVVYFAIYVIAGGGAAGKSAAFSAVGAMLLGVIVTGLFVAISMTSGGGAWDNAKKYIEDGHHGGKGSDAHKAAVTGDTVGDPYKDTAGPAVNPMIKITNIVALLLLAILAH is encoded by the coding sequence ATGACAGCTTTGTGGTTGATTGTGCTCGCAGGGGCGCTTTCCATTGTCTACGCCATCTGGGCAACGTCTTCGGTGCTCGGTGCGGACGCGGGTAATCCGCGCATGCAGGAAATCGCCGCCGCGGTCCGCGAGGGCGCGCAGGCCTATCTCAGGCGACAATATACAACGATCGGTATCGTCGGCATCGTGATCTTCGCGCTGCTGGTTTACTTCCTTGGGACCCTCGTGGCGGTCGGCTTCCTGATTGGTGCCGTCCTTTCCGGCGCTGCAGGCTTTATCGGCATGAACGTCTCCGTTCGCGCCAACGTGCGCACCGCACAGGCGGCGACCAAATCGCTGGCAGGCGGTCTCGAGCTGGCGTTCAAGGCAGGTGCGATTACAGGGCTGCTAGTTGCAGGCCTCGCGCTTCTCGGCGTCACGCTCTACTTCGGCTATCTCACCCAGATGCTGGGTCTGGCGCCAAACAATCGCGTCGTCATCGATGCTCTGGTGGCGCTTGGCTTCGGTGCTTCGCTGATCTCGATCTTCGCTCGTCTCGGAGGCGGTATCTTTACCAAGGGGGCGGACGTCGGCGGCGATCTCGTCGGCAAGGTGGAAGCCGGAATTCCGGAAGACGATCCACGCAATCCGGCGACCATCGCAGACAACGTTGGTGACAACGTCGGCGATTGCGCCGGCATGGCCGCGGACCTCTTTGAAACCTATGCGGTGACGGCGGTTGCGACCATGGTGCTGGCCGCGATCTTCTTCGCGGGTGCTCCAGCGCTTCTGCCCAATATGATGATCCTGCCGCTTGCCATCGGCGGCATTTGTATCCTGACCTCGATCATTGGCACCTTCTTCGTGAAGCTCGGGGCCAGCCAATCGATCATGGGTGCGCTCTATAAAGGACTCATCGCAACCGGCGTGCTCTCGCTGTTCGGCGTCGCGTTCGCCATTCACCAGCTCGTCGGCTTTGGCCCTCTGCAAGGGGTGAAGTACACGGGGCTTGCGCTGTTCGAGTGCGGCGTCGTCGGCCTTGCTGTAACCGGCCTGATCATCTGGATCACCGAATACTACACCGGAACAGACTTCCGTCCGGTGAAGTCGATCGCGCAGGCATCCGTCACGGGCCACGGCACCAACGTGATCCAGGGGCTTGCGATCTCGATGGAGGCGACAGCAGCTCCCGCCATCGTCATCATTGCCGGCATCCTGATCACCTACAGCCTTGCTGGTCTGTTCGGCATCGCGATTGCGACCACCACCATGCTGGCGCTGGCTGGCATGATCGTCGCGCTCGACGCCTTCGGCCCGGTGACCGACAACGCTGGCGGCATCGCGGAAATGGCGGGCCTTCCGAAAGAGGTCCGCAAGTCGACCGACGCGCTCGACGCAGTCGGTAACACCACGAAGGCCGTGACCAAGGGCTATGCCATCGGCTCAGCTGGTCTCGGCGCCCTGGTGCTGTTCGCCGCCTACAATGAAGACCTCAAGTTCTTCATCGCCAACTCGGCCCAACGCCCCTACTTCCAGGGCGTGACGCCGGACTTCTCGCTGAACAATCCGTACGTCGTGGTCGGCCTGCTGTTCGGCGGCCTGCTGCCGTATCTGTTCGGCGCGATGGGCATGACGGCGGTTGGCCGCGCGGCCGGTGCGATCGTGGAAGAGGTGCGTCGTCAGTTCCGCGAGAAGCCCGGCATCATGCAGGGCACCGACAAGCCGGACTATGGCAAGGCGGTCGACCTTCTGACCAAGGCCGCGATCAAGGAAATGATCGTCCCGTCGCTGCTGCCGGTGCTGTCGCCGATCGTTGTCTACTTCGCGATCTATGTGATCGCGGGCGGAGGCGCGGCAGGCAAGTCGGCTGCGTTCTCGGCGGTTGGTGCGATGCTGCTGGGCGTTATCGTGACGGGTCTGTTCGTTGCGATCTCAATGACGTCGGGAGGCGGCGCATGGGACAACGCCAAGAAGTACATCGAGGACGGCCACCACGGCGGCAAGGGCTCTGATGCTCACAAGGCTGCCGTGACCGGTGACACCGTCGGCGACCCCTACAAGGACACGGCGGGACCCGCCGTCAACCCGATGATCAAGATCACCAATATCGTTGCGTTGCTGCTGCTGGCAATCCTGGCACACTGA
- a CDS encoding hypothetical protein (product_source=Hypo-rule applied), whose amino-acid sequence MAADDGDPFEQGKLARVNNEPHENPYPENTEEHDRWEAGYQFVERGLTAV is encoded by the coding sequence ATGGCAGCTGATGATGGAGATCCGTTTGAGCAGGGAAAGCTTGCACGGGTCAACAACGAGCCGCACGAGAATCCCTATCCGGAAAATACCGAAGAGCATGACCGCTGGGAGGCCGGCTACCAATTCGTAGAGCGCGGCCTGACAGCGGTATGA
- a CDS encoding tripartite-type tricarboxylate transporter receptor subunit TctC (product_source=COG3181; cath_funfam=3.40.190.10; cog=COG3181; pfam=PF03401; superfamily=53850) yields the protein MTRPLSRRTVLSGGAALSTSLFWPRHAKADWRPTETIRIVVPAAPGGSTDVIGRYLAQHLQAAWGQSAVVDNKSGAGGTIGTADFVRQKPDGHTILVGNPGPNAVAYSIFRNLPYKADQLQPVSNAIRIPNIVSAHPSSGIKSIPELIAYLKANPDKLNYGSSGVGQSPHLTAVWFLQLTGLKMTHIPFRGAGPALTAALGGDISILFDNLFPTLPQALDGKLVPLAVTTPERSFMAPHVPTMRESAPELANFDVSSWFGVFLPQGTPRPAVDALNGEIKKMLARDDIKKNISQMGAVPDYGTPEQFTGFINAEIKKFAGIIEKEGLKMDVN from the coding sequence ATGACGCGTCCGCTGTCTCGCCGCACCGTGCTGTCCGGTGGTGCCGCTCTCTCCACAAGTCTATTCTGGCCGCGCCATGCGAAAGCCGACTGGCGTCCCACTGAGACGATCCGCATCGTTGTGCCTGCGGCTCCTGGCGGCAGCACTGACGTGATCGGACGCTACCTCGCGCAACATCTTCAGGCCGCGTGGGGACAATCTGCGGTCGTTGACAACAAATCAGGTGCGGGCGGGACCATCGGCACGGCCGATTTCGTTCGGCAGAAGCCTGACGGGCACACCATCCTGGTCGGCAATCCCGGACCGAACGCGGTGGCCTACAGCATCTTCCGTAACCTGCCCTACAAAGCCGACCAGTTGCAGCCGGTCAGCAACGCGATCCGCATTCCGAACATCGTGTCCGCTCATCCCTCCAGCGGCATCAAATCGATTCCGGAATTGATCGCCTATCTCAAGGCCAATCCCGACAAACTGAACTACGGCTCATCCGGCGTCGGACAAAGCCCGCACCTCACTGCCGTCTGGTTTCTCCAGCTAACGGGCTTGAAGATGACGCACATTCCTTTCCGTGGCGCAGGCCCAGCACTCACGGCAGCGCTAGGAGGCGATATATCGATCCTGTTCGACAACCTCTTCCCCACCTTGCCTCAGGCACTGGATGGAAAGCTTGTGCCGCTGGCCGTTACCACGCCGGAGCGTAGCTTCATGGCGCCTCACGTTCCGACGATGCGGGAAAGCGCGCCGGAGCTTGCGAACTTTGACGTCTCGTCCTGGTTCGGTGTGTTTCTGCCGCAAGGCACGCCGCGGCCCGCGGTCGATGCACTGAATGGCGAAATCAAAAAGATGCTGGCGCGCGACGACATCAAGAAGAACATCAGCCAGATGGGCGCTGTCCCCGACTATGGGACGCCTGAGCAGTTCACTGGATTCATCAACGCCGAGATCAAAAAGTTTGCCGGGATCATCGAGAAGGAGGGACTGAAGATGGACGTCAATTGA
- a CDS encoding outer membrane protein assembly factor BamE (lipoprotein component of BamABCDE complex) (product_source=COG2913; cath_funfam=3.30.1450.10; cog=COG2913; pfam=PF04355), with amino-acid sequence MTVTGQAGPATKGRLGFVAGWRKLRAIAVVAVVCGALGACTGEQFQRGYILPEGALEQIPIGASQDQVLIVMGTPSTVATLSGEVFYYISQRSERKVAFMPQQVIDQRVIAIYFDKNRTVQRIANYGLKDGKIFDFISRTTPTSGQEMSYLTPLFKLLSPR; translated from the coding sequence ATGACTGTTACCGGTCAAGCTGGTCCTGCGACCAAAGGCCGGCTCGGCTTTGTTGCCGGCTGGCGGAAGTTGCGCGCAATCGCTGTAGTCGCTGTTGTCTGCGGCGCCTTGGGCGCCTGTACAGGCGAACAATTCCAGAGGGGCTATATCCTGCCGGAAGGCGCACTGGAGCAAATCCCAATCGGGGCGAGCCAGGATCAGGTCCTGATCGTGATGGGCACCCCCTCCACCGTCGCGACCCTGAGCGGCGAGGTGTTCTACTACATCTCCCAGCGCTCCGAGCGGAAGGTCGCCTTCATGCCGCAGCAGGTCATCGACCAGCGCGTAATCGCGATCTATTTCGACAAGAACCGGACCGTCCAGCGCATCGCCAATTACGGTCTCAAGGACGGCAAGATCTTCGACTTCATCAGCCGCACCACGCCGACCAGTGGTCAGGAAATGAGCTACCTGACACCGCTGTTCAAACTCCTCAGCCCGCGCTGA
- a CDS encoding cytochrome b pre-mRNA-processing protein 3 (product_source=KO:K17662; cog=COG5452; ko=KO:K17662; pfam=PF03981), which translates to MLWPFNRLKNPHAPPRGTIEAIYGMIVAQAREPAFYASLNVADSVNGRLDMLILHLWLVLRRLRSVDGGEQLAQALFDHFCTDMDDNLREMGVGDLTVPKRMQAFGEAFYGRSTAYDMAFEAGDEELTKALMRNVLNGEFPDSAPRPYELRAGGQCCSQCRRAQGSFCRFMDVSQADA; encoded by the coding sequence ATGCTCTGGCCCTTCAATCGCTTGAAAAATCCTCACGCCCCGCCGCGCGGCACCATTGAAGCCATCTATGGCATGATCGTGGCGCAGGCGCGAGAACCGGCCTTTTACGCAAGCCTCAATGTGGCCGATTCGGTTAATGGCCGGCTGGATATGCTCATCCTCCATCTGTGGCTGGTGTTGCGCCGATTGCGGTCGGTGGACGGAGGGGAACAGTTGGCGCAGGCCCTGTTCGATCATTTCTGTACCGATATGGACGACAACCTGCGTGAAATGGGAGTTGGCGACCTGACCGTGCCGAAACGAATGCAGGCCTTCGGCGAAGCCTTTTATGGCCGGTCCACCGCTTACGACATGGCGTTTGAGGCCGGTGACGAGGAGCTGACCAAGGCGCTGATGCGCAATGTCCTCAACGGCGAATTTCCGGATAGCGCCCCGCGTCCTTACGAACTACGTGCGGGCGGTCAGTGCTGCTCTCAATGCCGCAGAGCCCAAGGCTCTTTCTGCAGGTTCATGGACGTTTCCCAAGCCGATGCTTAA
- a CDS encoding uncharacterized metal-binding protein YceD (DUF177 family) (product_source=COG1399; cog=COG1399; pfam=PF02620) — MSKADEMTEKMIPWSFPVAVAQLPEKGAHQNLEATAAQRDAIAVLAELPAVMEARAEFDLAHAPGGQVHVTGRVKARVEQTCVVSLDPVENDIDEPIDIMFAPPSQIPVSAKVVQSEEGDEFEIPDPPEPIVNGFIDLGVLAAEFLILGLDPYPRKPGAEFVPPEVPEDPEEHPFAALKALKDTPASPKAKKPKKK, encoded by the coding sequence ATGAGCAAAGCTGACGAGATGACGGAAAAGATGATTCCCTGGAGTTTCCCGGTTGCGGTGGCTCAGCTACCCGAGAAGGGCGCACATCAGAACTTGGAGGCCACGGCGGCGCAGCGTGACGCGATCGCAGTCCTTGCGGAGCTGCCGGCGGTGATGGAAGCGAGGGCGGAATTCGATCTGGCCCATGCTCCGGGTGGCCAGGTTCACGTCACTGGGCGCGTGAAAGCACGTGTCGAGCAGACCTGCGTGGTGAGCCTCGATCCGGTCGAGAACGACATCGACGAGCCGATCGACATCATGTTTGCGCCGCCCTCGCAGATCCCCGTGAGCGCCAAGGTCGTCCAGTCGGAAGAGGGCGACGAGTTCGAGATCCCGGATCCGCCAGAGCCCATCGTCAATGGCTTTATCGATCTTGGGGTGTTGGCAGCCGAGTTCCTGATTCTGGGATTGGATCCCTATCCGCGGAAGCCCGGGGCGGAATTCGTCCCGCCGGAGGTTCCTGAGGACCCGGAGGAGCACCCCTTCGCCGCCCTAAAGGCCCTCAAGGACACTCCTGCCTCTCCCAAGGCCAAGAAGCCAAAGAAGAAGTGA
- a CDS encoding glycerol-3-phosphate acyltransferase PlsX (product_source=KO:K03621; cath_funfam=3.40.718.10; cog=COG0416; ko=KO:K03621; pfam=PF02504; superfamily=53659; tigrfam=TIGR00182) — MPQKVRIALDAMGGDFGASVVVPGAALALTRHQDVEFLLFGDSTLINAQLAQHPALKAVSRVFHADIAISMDEKPSQALRRGRKSSSMWLAIDAVKKGEADVAVSAGNTGALMAMARLNLRMLPGIERPAIAAVWPTVRGESVVLDVGASIGGDARHLASLAIMGGAMAQVLFDLERPTVGLLNIGVEEVKGVEEVREAAELLRAMNLPQLDFIGFVEGDGIGKGAADVIVTEGFTGNIALKTAEGTARQIAEYLRSAMSRTWRSKLGYIFARGAFNALRDKMDPRKVNGGVFLGLNGVVIKSHGGTDAEGFASAVDVGYDMVRYDLLPKINHTLNRDGNALSKMPSAQEAVS; from the coding sequence ATGCCGCAAAAGGTTCGAATCGCGCTTGACGCCATGGGCGGCGATTTCGGTGCGTCGGTGGTTGTCCCGGGGGCTGCGCTGGCGTTGACACGGCATCAGGATGTGGAATTCCTGCTGTTTGGTGACAGCACGCTGATCAATGCTCAACTGGCTCAGCATCCGGCCCTTAAGGCCGTATCACGCGTGTTTCATGCTGACATCGCCATCAGCATGGACGAGAAGCCAAGTCAGGCGCTCCGGCGGGGCCGCAAGTCGTCGTCCATGTGGCTGGCGATCGATGCGGTCAAAAAAGGCGAGGCGGATGTTGCGGTCTCGGCCGGCAACACTGGCGCGCTTATGGCCATGGCCAGGCTCAACCTGCGGATGCTGCCGGGAATCGAACGCCCGGCGATCGCTGCGGTCTGGCCGACGGTGCGCGGTGAATCGGTGGTGCTCGATGTCGGCGCGTCGATCGGCGGCGATGCACGTCATCTCGCGTCGCTTGCGATCATGGGCGGTGCCATGGCCCAGGTGCTGTTCGATCTCGAGCGTCCGACCGTCGGTCTGCTCAATATCGGCGTCGAGGAAGTGAAGGGCGTCGAGGAGGTTCGCGAGGCTGCGGAGTTGCTCCGGGCCATGAACCTGCCTCAGCTTGATTTCATTGGTTTCGTCGAGGGCGACGGCATCGGCAAGGGTGCCGCCGATGTTATCGTGACAGAAGGGTTCACCGGCAACATCGCGTTGAAGACGGCGGAGGGCACCGCGCGCCAGATCGCGGAATATCTGCGCAGTGCCATGAGCCGAACTTGGCGCTCCAAGCTCGGCTATATTTTTGCACGTGGTGCGTTCAATGCGCTGCGCGACAAGATGGACCCTCGCAAGGTCAATGGTGGCGTATTTCTTGGACTGAACGGGGTGGTCATCAAGAGCCATGGCGGCACCGATGCGGAAGGCTTCGCCTCTGCTGTCGATGTCGGTTACGACATGGTTCGCTACGATCTCCTGCCAAAGATCAATCATACACTTAATCGCGACGGCAACGCACTTTCCAAGATGCCGAGCGCGCAGGAGGCTGTCTCGTGA
- a CDS encoding 3-oxoacyl-[acyl-carrier-protein] synthase-3 (product_source=KO:K00648; cath_funfam=3.40.47.10; cog=COG0332; ko=KO:K00648; pfam=PF08541,PF08545; superfamily=53901; tigrfam=TIGR00747), with protein MTVMRSVVLGYGAYLPERILTNAELATMVDTSDEWIVQRTGIKQRHMAAEGEFTSHLGLKAAQAAIANAGIDTQSIDLIVLATSTPDNTFPATAVAIQNGLGITHGAAFDLQAVCSGFIFALATADNFLRSGAFKRALVIGAETFSRILDWNDRGTCVLFGDGAGAVILEAQPQSGTSADRGILTTHLRSDGRHKDKLFVDGGPSTTQTVGHLRMEGREVFKHAVGMITDVIVDAFEATGTTAEDIDWLVPHQANKRIIDASAKKLHIAPQKVVLTVDLHGNTSAASIPLALAAAADDGRIKRNDLIMLEAMGGGFTWGSALLRW; from the coding sequence GTGACTGTGATGCGTTCGGTTGTGCTTGGCTACGGCGCTTATCTGCCGGAGCGCATCCTGACCAATGCCGAGCTGGCGACGATGGTGGACACGTCCGACGAATGGATCGTTCAGCGGACCGGCATCAAGCAGCGCCACATGGCGGCGGAGGGAGAGTTTACGTCGCACCTCGGCCTCAAGGCCGCGCAGGCCGCGATCGCCAATGCAGGTATCGATACGCAGTCGATCGACCTGATCGTGCTCGCGACGTCCACTCCGGACAATACGTTTCCGGCGACGGCGGTCGCGATCCAGAACGGACTCGGCATTACCCATGGCGCCGCGTTTGACCTTCAGGCGGTCTGTTCGGGATTTATCTTCGCGTTGGCGACGGCTGACAACTTTCTCAGGAGCGGAGCTTTCAAGCGCGCGTTGGTGATCGGCGCTGAAACGTTCTCTCGCATTCTGGACTGGAACGATCGCGGCACCTGTGTGCTGTTCGGCGACGGAGCCGGCGCTGTGATCCTGGAAGCCCAGCCGCAGTCGGGAACCTCGGCTGATCGGGGCATCCTTACAACTCATCTGCGCTCAGACGGCCGCCACAAGGATAAGTTGTTCGTGGATGGCGGTCCGTCGACGACCCAGACCGTAGGACATCTGCGGATGGAAGGGCGCGAGGTGTTCAAGCACGCAGTGGGCATGATCACTGATGTGATCGTCGATGCGTTCGAGGCGACGGGCACCACGGCAGAAGACATCGACTGGCTGGTTCCACATCAAGCCAACAAGCGCATCATCGATGCATCCGCAAAGAAGCTACATATTGCGCCGCAGAAGGTTGTGCTGACAGTTGATCTCCACGGCAATACGTCCGCCGCATCGATTCCGCTTGCATTGGCGGCTGCTGCTGACGACGGACGCATCAAGCGTAATGATCTGATCATGCTCGAGGCAATGGGTGGCGGCTTCACGTGGGGCTCAGCACTGTTGCGCTGGTAG
- a CDS encoding integration host factor subunit alpha (product_source=KO:K04764; cath_funfam=4.10.520.10; cog=COG0776; ko=KO:K04764; pfam=PF00216; smart=SM00411; superfamily=47729; tigrfam=TIGR00987): MTGTGKTVTRVDLCEAVYQKVGLSRTESSAFVELVLKEITDCLEKGETVKLSSFGSFMVRKKGQRIGRNPKTGTEVPISPRRVMVFKPSAILKQRINGNHSAASANGSDD; the protein is encoded by the coding sequence ATGACCGGAACCGGAAAGACTGTCACGCGTGTGGACCTATGCGAAGCCGTCTACCAGAAGGTAGGGCTGTCGCGTACGGAATCCTCTGCATTCGTCGAATTGGTGTTGAAGGAGATCACTGATTGCCTTGAGAAAGGCGAGACAGTGAAGTTATCATCATTCGGCTCGTTTATGGTGCGCAAGAAGGGCCAGCGTATTGGCCGCAATCCAAAGACGGGAACGGAAGTTCCAATCTCTCCGCGTCGCGTGATGGTGTTCAAGCCTTCGGCAATCCTGAAGCAGCGGATCAACGGCAATCACAGCGCTGCAAGCGCCAATGGTTCCGACGACTGA
- a CDS encoding DNA-binding transcriptional MerR regulator (product_source=COG0789; cath_funfam=1.10.1660.10; cog=COG0789; pfam=PF13411; smart=SM00422; superfamily=46955), translated as MDKAPDAFRTISEVADDLDVPQHVLRFWETRFTQIKPMKRSGGRRYYRPDDVNLLRGIRRLLYGEGYTIRGVQRILREHGVKSVQNLTDASERPAALFDGSALVETLHDGPEPEEMDDAEDDELHAEDEGGEDPGDEAFSSELQHERGTPLRANAVVYGPVLPAPVIAKPVQPSPLNTGPSGPTAYAPPSIRNSSAAGSVRPTDRGKLQAALDDLIGARALIDEVLKDG; from the coding sequence TTGGACAAAGCGCCGGATGCATTTCGGACGATCAGCGAAGTCGCCGACGACCTCGACGTGCCACAGCACGTGCTGCGTTTCTGGGAAACGCGGTTCACTCAGATAAAACCGATGAAGCGGAGCGGCGGTCGCCGCTACTATCGCCCTGATGACGTCAACCTGCTGCGCGGGATTCGTCGGCTACTGTACGGAGAGGGATATACGATCCGTGGTGTGCAGCGCATCTTGCGCGAGCATGGCGTCAAATCAGTCCAGAACCTGACTGATGCGTCGGAGCGGCCTGCTGCGCTCTTCGACGGATCAGCTCTGGTCGAGACGCTCCATGATGGCCCTGAGCCCGAGGAGATGGACGACGCTGAGGACGATGAGCTCCATGCCGAGGACGAAGGCGGCGAGGATCCCGGTGACGAAGCATTCTCGTCCGAGCTACAACATGAACGCGGAACCCCGCTGCGAGCCAATGCGGTGGTCTATGGTCCGGTTTTGCCCGCCCCGGTCATTGCCAAGCCAGTGCAGCCCAGTCCGCTGAATACCGGTCCGTCCGGACCTACAGCTTACGCTCCGCCCAGCATCCGTAACAGCAGCGCTGCCGGTAGTGTGAGGCCGACCGATCGCGGCAAGCTGCAGGCCGCGCTCGATGATCTGATCGGGGCGCGAGCCCTGATTGATGAGGTCCTGAAAGACGGGTAG